One genomic segment of Amycolatopsis sp. Hca4 includes these proteins:
- the ftsH gene encoding ATP-dependent zinc metalloprotease FtsH, with protein sequence MNRKSVLRNPLLWIVAGLLALFAYNTIFDSDRGYTQAPISVANSQITSNNVKEASLEDKEQQLKLLLNKPVDVDGQQVTQIISQYPADATRPIYDSLIAAKAGGQPIKFTTKVTQQGVLTQILIFAIPLALVLGLLMWMMNNAQGGGNRVLNFGKSKAKQLNKDMPKTTFGDVAGADEAVEELYEIKDFLQNPARYQALGAKIPKGVLLYGPPGTGKTLLARAVAGEAGVPFYTISGSDFVEMFVGVGASRVRDLFEQAKQNAPCIIFVDEIDAVGRQRGAGLGGGHDEREQTLNQLLVEMDGFDARGGIILIAATNRPDILDPALLRPGRFDRQIPVSAPDLRGRKAILEVHAKGKPIAQGTDLTSLAKRTVGMSGADLANVLNEAALLTARQNGHVITDAALEESVDRVVGGPARKSRIISEKEKKITAYHEGGHALAAWAMPDIEPVYKLTILPRGRTGGHALLVPEDDKDLMTRSEMIGRLVFAMGGRTAEELVFHEPTTGASSDIEQATKIARAMVTEYGMSARLGAVKYGQEQGDPFLGRSAGRQADYSLEVAHEIDEEVRKLIETAHTEAWHVLNTYRDVLDELVIELLEKETLTRKDLERIFATVEKRPHITVFNEFGERTPSDKPPIKTPGELAMERGEPWPPPEKEKPVLKPEPTPVGTAQGAGDLPGGPPYPTPTPGDPNANPYAPPQPGAYPNGGRPYGGPNGGPNGTAHWPQAYGSQPSGQSGPPNYGAPPGWTPATSPGGQPGQSWRPGAEERPREHGWFADQAGNQQSEGERRDVDGPEKPQ encoded by the coding sequence ATGAACCGGAAGAGCGTGCTCAGGAACCCACTGCTGTGGATCGTCGCGGGGTTGCTGGCGTTGTTCGCGTACAACACGATCTTCGACAGTGATCGTGGGTACACCCAGGCACCCATCTCGGTGGCGAACTCCCAGATCACCTCGAACAACGTCAAGGAAGCCAGCCTCGAGGACAAGGAACAGCAGCTCAAACTGCTGCTGAACAAACCTGTCGACGTCGACGGCCAGCAGGTCACCCAGATCATTTCGCAGTACCCGGCGGACGCCACCCGCCCGATCTACGACTCGTTGATCGCGGCGAAGGCAGGCGGCCAGCCGATCAAGTTCACCACCAAGGTGACCCAGCAGGGCGTGCTGACGCAGATCCTCATCTTCGCCATCCCGCTCGCCCTCGTGCTGGGCCTGCTGATGTGGATGATGAACAACGCGCAGGGCGGCGGGAACCGCGTCCTCAACTTCGGCAAGTCCAAGGCCAAGCAGCTGAACAAGGACATGCCCAAGACGACCTTCGGGGACGTCGCGGGCGCCGACGAGGCCGTCGAAGAGCTGTACGAGATCAAGGACTTCCTGCAGAACCCGGCGCGCTACCAGGCGCTCGGCGCGAAGATCCCGAAGGGCGTCCTGCTCTACGGGCCGCCGGGTACCGGCAAGACGCTGCTCGCGCGCGCTGTCGCCGGCGAGGCGGGCGTGCCGTTCTACACGATCTCCGGCTCGGACTTCGTCGAGATGTTCGTCGGTGTCGGTGCTTCGCGCGTGCGTGACCTGTTCGAGCAGGCCAAGCAGAACGCGCCCTGCATCATCTTCGTCGACGAGATCGACGCGGTCGGCCGCCAGCGCGGCGCCGGCCTCGGCGGCGGGCACGACGAGCGCGAGCAGACGCTGAACCAGCTGCTCGTCGAGATGGACGGCTTCGACGCCCGCGGCGGCATCATCCTGATCGCGGCCACCAACCGGCCGGACATCCTGGACCCGGCGCTGCTGCGCCCGGGCCGGTTCGACCGGCAGATCCCGGTGTCCGCGCCCGACCTGCGCGGCCGCAAGGCGATCCTCGAGGTGCACGCCAAGGGCAAGCCGATCGCCCAGGGCACCGACCTGACCAGCCTGGCCAAGCGGACCGTCGGCATGTCCGGCGCCGACCTGGCGAACGTGCTCAACGAGGCCGCGCTGCTCACCGCCCGCCAGAACGGGCACGTGATCACCGACGCGGCGCTGGAGGAGTCGGTCGACCGCGTCGTCGGCGGCCCCGCCCGCAAGAGCCGGATCATCTCCGAGAAGGAGAAGAAGATCACGGCCTACCACGAGGGCGGGCACGCGCTCGCCGCGTGGGCGATGCCGGACATCGAACCGGTCTACAAGCTGACGATCCTGCCGCGCGGCCGCACGGGCGGACACGCTCTGCTCGTCCCCGAGGACGACAAGGACCTGATGACCCGCTCCGAGATGATCGGGCGGCTGGTCTTCGCGATGGGTGGCCGCACGGCGGAGGAGCTCGTCTTCCACGAGCCCACCACCGGCGCGTCGTCGGACATCGAGCAGGCGACGAAGATCGCCCGCGCGATGGTCACCGAGTACGGCATGAGCGCCCGGCTCGGCGCGGTCAAGTACGGCCAGGAGCAGGGCGACCCGTTCCTCGGCCGGTCGGCAGGCCGCCAGGCGGACTACTCGCTCGAGGTGGCGCACGAGATCGACGAGGAGGTGCGCAAGCTCATCGAGACGGCGCACACCGAGGCGTGGCACGTGCTGAACACCTACCGCGACGTGCTCGACGAGCTGGTCATCGAGCTCCTGGAGAAGGAGACGCTGACCCGCAAGGACCTGGAGCGGATCTTCGCCACGGTCGAGAAGCGCCCGCACATCACCGTGTTCAACGAGTTCGGTGAGCGGACGCCGTCGGACAAGCCGCCGATCAAGACCCCGGGCGAGCTGGCGATGGAGCGCGGCGAGCCGTGGCCGCCGCCGGAGAAGGAGAAGCCGGTCCTCAAGCCGGAGCCGACCCCGGTCGGCACCGCCCAGGGCGCCGGTGACCTGCCGGGCGGGCCGCCGTACCCGACGCCGACCCCTGGCGACCCGAACGCGAACCCGTACGCCCCGCCGCAGCCGGGCGCCTACCCGAACGGTGGCCGTCCTTACGGCGGCCCGAACGGTGGCCCGAACGGCACCGCGCACTGGCCGCAGGCCTACGGCAGCCAGCCGTCCGGCCAGAGCGGCCCGCCGAACTACGGTGCCCCTCCGGGCTGGACCCCGGCCACCTCGCCGGGTGGCCAGCCGGGCCAGTCGTGGCGGCCCGGTGCCGAAGAACGCCCTCGTGAGCACGGCTGGTTCGCCGACCAAGCCGGCAACCAGCAGAGCGAGGGGGAGCGTCGTGACGTGGATGGACCAGAAAAGCCTCAGTGA
- the folE gene encoding GTP cyclohydrolase I FolE, whose amino-acid sequence MDQKSLSDADRPVFDHDRAEKAIRELLLACGEDPERDGLKDTPARVARAYREMFAGLYTEPDAVLDKTFDESHEELVLVTDIPMYSSCEHHLVPFHGVAHVGYIPNAAGKVTGLSKLARVVDLYAKRPQVQERLTSQVADAIVRKLEPRGVIVVIEAEHLCMAMRGIRKPGARTTTSAVRGQFKNSATSRAEALDLIRARR is encoded by the coding sequence ATGGACCAGAAAAGCCTCAGTGACGCCGACCGCCCGGTCTTCGACCACGACCGGGCGGAGAAGGCGATCCGCGAGCTGTTGCTGGCGTGCGGTGAAGACCCGGAGCGGGATGGCCTCAAGGACACGCCCGCCCGGGTCGCCCGGGCCTACCGCGAGATGTTCGCCGGCCTGTACACCGAGCCGGACGCGGTGCTGGACAAGACGTTCGACGAGTCCCACGAAGAGCTGGTGCTGGTCACCGACATCCCGATGTACAGCAGCTGCGAGCACCACCTGGTGCCGTTCCACGGCGTCGCGCACGTCGGGTACATCCCGAACGCCGCCGGGAAGGTCACCGGGCTCTCGAAGCTCGCCAGGGTCGTCGACCTCTACGCCAAGCGGCCGCAGGTGCAGGAACGCCTGACGTCGCAGGTGGCGGACGCGATCGTGCGCAAGCTCGAACCGCGCGGCGTGATCGTGGTGATCGAGGCCGAGCACCTCTGCATGGCCATGCGCGGCATCCGCAAGCCCGGCGCGCGCACCACCACCTCCGCCGTGCGGGGCCAGTTCAAGAACTCCGCCACTTCCCGGGCGGAGGCACTCGATCTGATCCGGGCCCGCCGGTGA
- the folP gene encoding dihydropteroate synthase, with translation MGVLNVTPDSFSDGGRYLGLDQALEHAREMWVRGADLIDVGGESTRPGASRVDAATELERVLPVIETLAAEGVALSVDTTRATVAAAAIEAGAHVINDVSGGLADPDMARVAADARVPWVLMHWRGHSKDMQALAEYGDVVADVRAELLSRVDAALAAGVAESAIVLDPGLGFAKNAEHDWALLRGLDSLLSLGFPVLVGASRKRFLGRLLSEKDGTPRPPDGREDATAAISALAAAAGAWGVRVHEVGASLDAVAVAAAWRTDG, from the coding sequence ATGGGCGTGCTGAACGTGACGCCCGACTCCTTTTCGGACGGTGGCCGTTACCTCGGCCTCGACCAGGCGCTGGAGCACGCCCGCGAGATGTGGGTGCGCGGGGCCGACCTGATCGACGTCGGCGGCGAGTCGACGCGGCCGGGTGCGTCCCGGGTGGACGCCGCCACCGAACTGGAGCGCGTGCTGCCGGTGATCGAGACGCTCGCCGCCGAAGGCGTGGCGCTGTCGGTCGACACCACGCGGGCCACCGTCGCCGCCGCGGCGATCGAGGCGGGCGCGCACGTGATCAACGACGTCTCGGGCGGGCTGGCCGATCCGGACATGGCGCGCGTCGCGGCCGATGCCCGGGTGCCGTGGGTGCTGATGCACTGGCGCGGGCACAGCAAGGACATGCAGGCGCTCGCCGAGTACGGCGACGTCGTGGCCGACGTGCGGGCCGAGCTGCTGTCCAGGGTGGACGCGGCGCTGGCGGCCGGCGTGGCCGAGAGCGCCATCGTGCTGGACCCCGGGCTCGGGTTCGCGAAGAACGCCGAGCACGACTGGGCGTTGCTGCGCGGGCTGGACTCGTTGCTCTCCCTCGGTTTCCCGGTGCTAGTCGGCGCTTCGCGCAAGAGGTTCCTCGGCCGCCTGCTGTCCGAAAAGGACGGGACACCGCGCCCGCCGGACGGCCGGGAGGACGCCACCGCGGCGATCTCCGCGCTGGCCGCGGCGGCCGGCGCGTGGGGTGTGCGGGTGCACGAGGTCGGGGCTTCGCTGGACGCGGTCGCGGTGGCCGCCGCTTGGAGGACGGATGGCTGA
- the folB gene encoding dihydroneopterin aldolase, which yields MADRITLTGLRVFGRHGVFEHEKRDGQEFVVDVTVWLDLGPAAVSDDLTKTLHYGELAELAAGIVAGEPYDLIESVAGKIADEVMRDERLSAAEVTVHKPSAPIPLTFDDVAVTVRRDR from the coding sequence ATGGCTGACCGGATCACGCTGACCGGCTTGCGCGTGTTCGGGCGCCACGGCGTGTTCGAGCACGAAAAGCGCGACGGCCAGGAGTTCGTCGTCGACGTCACGGTGTGGCTCGACCTCGGGCCGGCCGCCGTTTCCGACGACCTGACCAAGACCCTGCACTACGGCGAGCTGGCCGAGCTGGCGGCGGGGATCGTCGCGGGCGAGCCGTACGACCTGATCGAGAGCGTCGCGGGCAAGATCGCCGACGAGGTCATGCGCGACGAGCGCCTCAGCGCGGCCGAGGTGACGGTGCACAAGCCGTCGGCGCCGATCCCGCTGACGTTCGACGACGTGGCCGTCACGGTCCGGCGCGACCGGTGA
- the folK gene encoding 2-amino-4-hydroxy-6-hydroxymethyldihydropteridine diphosphokinase has translation MSRAVLSLGSNLGDRLGFLQLALDAVRPALVAVSSVYETKAWGVEDQPDFLNAVCVVDDPARDHWAWLRTGQAAEQTAGRVRELRWGPRTLDVDVVTVDGVTSEDPELLLPHPGTPDRASVLVPWVEIDPAAVLPGHGPIADLLKGRPADEVATVRRTDLELG, from the coding sequence GTGAGCCGGGCGGTCCTCTCGCTCGGCTCCAACCTGGGCGACCGGCTCGGGTTCCTGCAGCTGGCGCTCGACGCCGTCCGGCCGGCGCTGGTCGCGGTGTCGAGCGTCTACGAGACCAAGGCGTGGGGCGTCGAAGACCAGCCGGACTTCCTCAACGCGGTGTGCGTGGTCGACGACCCGGCCCGCGACCACTGGGCGTGGCTGCGCACGGGCCAGGCCGCCGAGCAGACGGCGGGCCGCGTCCGCGAGCTGCGCTGGGGCCCGCGGACGCTGGACGTCGACGTGGTCACGGTGGACGGCGTGACGTCGGAGGACCCGGAGCTGCTGCTGCCGCACCCGGGCACCCCGGACCGCGCGAGCGTCCTGGTGCCCTGGGTGGAGATCGACCCGGCGGCGGTGCTGCCGGGCCACGGCCCGATCGCGGATCTGCTGAAGGGCCGCCCGGCGGACGAGGTGGCGACGGTCCGCCGGACGGACCTCGAACTCGGCTGA
- a CDS encoding MerR family transcriptional regulator has translation MGTTATFTIGELSRRTGLPVKTIRFYSDEGLLPPTERTDAGYRLYDAAAMARLELVRTLRELGLGLADVSAALSQSTTVGELAVRHVEALDEQIRRLRLRRAVLRAVAKRNSELEEVNLMNRLASMSDEERKRLVDEFWDEMVAGLDIDQDFYRRMRSGKPELPDDPTPEQLEAWIEFAELVQDPDFRALIRGMSETQAKQIRDGEFQQPAEAWRTHWNEWMARAQEAVDAGESPTSEAGQTLAADIAAASARPDQDAGSAEFRRELADRFAASGDARAERYWQLLATINGWPPVATTQPAVGFMIAALRG, from the coding sequence GTGGGCACCACCGCGACCTTCACCATCGGCGAGCTGTCCCGGCGGACCGGCCTGCCGGTCAAGACGATCCGCTTCTACTCGGACGAGGGCCTCCTGCCGCCGACCGAGCGGACGGACGCCGGTTACCGGCTCTACGACGCGGCCGCGATGGCGCGCCTGGAGCTGGTCCGCACGCTGCGGGAGCTGGGTCTCGGCCTGGCCGACGTCTCCGCCGCGCTGAGCCAGTCGACGACCGTCGGCGAGCTGGCGGTCCGGCACGTCGAGGCGCTCGACGAGCAGATCCGGCGGCTGCGGCTGCGCCGGGCGGTGCTGCGCGCGGTGGCCAAGCGCAATTCCGAGCTGGAGGAAGTGAACCTGATGAACCGTCTCGCGTCGATGTCCGACGAGGAGCGCAAGCGGCTGGTCGACGAGTTCTGGGACGAAATGGTCGCCGGGCTCGACATCGACCAGGACTTCTACCGCCGCATGCGGTCGGGCAAGCCGGAGCTGCCCGACGACCCGACACCGGAGCAGCTCGAGGCCTGGATCGAGTTCGCCGAGCTGGTCCAGGACCCGGATTTCCGGGCCTTGATCCGCGGCATGAGCGAGACCCAGGCGAAGCAGATCAGGGACGGCGAGTTCCAGCAGCCGGCGGAGGCCTGGCGCACCCACTGGAACGAGTGGATGGCGCGGGCCCAGGAAGCCGTCGACGCCGGCGAAAGCCCGACGTCGGAAGCAGGGCAAACGCTTGCGGCCGACATCGCGGCCGCCTCCGCGCGGCCGGACCAGGACGCGGGATCGGCCGAGTTCCGCCGTGAGCTGGCGGACCGCTTCGCGGCGAGCGGCGACGCCCGCGCCGAGCGCTACTGGCAGCTGCTGGCCACCATCAACGGCTGGCCTCCGGTCGCGACGACGCAGCCCGCGGTCGGTTTCATGATCGCGGCCCTGCGCGGCTGA
- a CDS encoding DUF3180 domain-containing protein, translating into MHFTRPRDLAVAGLLGLGLGYLLFLTAYGSLPQLPLLAGVTFAVLAVIEAVLAFSIRSRIKSGRVVAAIGVARSVALAKASSLAGAFMAGAWLAALAYLFPRRDELVAAVLDTRAAVVGVVSAAALVAAALWLEHCCRTPQDHDRERTRGTTG; encoded by the coding sequence ATGCACTTCACCCGGCCCCGAGACCTCGCCGTCGCGGGTCTGCTCGGCCTGGGCCTCGGCTACCTGCTCTTCCTGACGGCCTACGGCTCGCTCCCGCAGCTGCCGCTGCTGGCCGGCGTCACCTTCGCCGTGCTGGCCGTGATCGAGGCCGTGCTGGCGTTCTCGATCCGGTCGCGGATCAAGAGCGGCCGGGTCGTTGCCGCGATCGGGGTAGCCCGGTCGGTGGCCCTCGCCAAGGCTTCGTCACTCGCCGGCGCGTTCATGGCTGGCGCCTGGCTGGCGGCGCTCGCCTATCTTTTTCCCCGACGTGACGAACTCGTCGCCGCGGTGCTCGACACCCGGGCCGCGGTGGTCGGCGTGGTGTCCGCCGCAGCCCTGGTAGCAGCGGCTTTGTGGCTCGAGCACTGCTGCCGGACCCCGCAGGACCACGATCGGGAGCGCACCCGCGGAACGACCGGTTAG
- a CDS encoding DUF6779 domain-containing protein yields MTGVGDDSRGRLLGRPWLVVGFVLAIGATLALVLSDDLRYLRLGIVAALWAALIGAFLAVKYRKHAAQSEDAVAEAQAVYELELEREIAARREFELEVEAEKSEVADSKGREELEALRAEVSALRDSLQSLFGGEVLLERVALTAQATRMRKLSDENRMIPDVTPKKKPAQLMAGKKPVVEGGERPTELIDRVLDERRRKASNGKPANGKGLGGKGKGFGGKPVPKTPANVSVQSTQQMSRPTPLSERRPPVPPVDPALNAAQRELKAAELRAEAARRQAESQPMRLPNKPEEPAKQPERRPEAAAEPTRRDVPRPADPKTEIRRPTPSASSSPSPEPKTEIRRPQEPKTEIRRPEPPPARRAEMSRQDLRPAEVSRPDIPRVEMSRPDIPRVEMSRPDIPRVEMSRPDIPRVDPKMPRPEAPRPNAPRPNVPRPEAARPEIPRVEMSRPDIPRVEMSRPDIPRVEMSRPDIPRVEMSRPDIPRVEMSRPDIPRVEMSRPDLPRVGGQPNGARPEPRKAPEPPRPVPGRPAANVPPPKPSEMSRSDIRPVKDLSAAFQNRDDFAERQRPNRPKPPEPKPPMPRDAAASRTDLPPVVPPTTPVPSKSPSPRQPSRTDLPPVVPPTTPVPAADTRRPSRLEQFSRADMSPILEEPPSRHGGSHRAPAEAAKAETPLANPTLPESVRNFQGRSGGRRRKPEDSQQMPAVPAAAAEPPGGGRRRRPDGEPPAWEGMVAERASMSRRGMTPVDPAEVEQNTNGHNGSRNGRRAAPEPAPGSGSHAAGRSVSELLAANGGTGSTPRRRRRAED; encoded by the coding sequence ATGACCGGCGTGGGTGACGACTCGCGCGGCCGCCTCTTGGGCAGGCCGTGGCTCGTCGTCGGCTTTGTCCTCGCCATCGGAGCCACCCTCGCACTGGTGCTCAGCGACGATCTCCGCTACCTCCGGCTCGGGATCGTCGCGGCCCTCTGGGCCGCCCTGATCGGCGCGTTCCTCGCCGTGAAGTACCGCAAGCACGCGGCACAGAGCGAGGACGCGGTCGCCGAGGCGCAGGCTGTGTACGAACTGGAGCTGGAACGCGAGATCGCGGCCCGGCGCGAATTCGAGCTGGAGGTGGAGGCCGAGAAGAGCGAGGTCGCCGACTCCAAGGGCCGCGAGGAGCTCGAGGCGCTGCGCGCCGAGGTGTCCGCGCTGCGCGACAGCCTCCAGTCGCTGTTCGGCGGCGAGGTGCTGCTCGAGCGCGTCGCGCTGACCGCGCAGGCGACCCGGATGCGCAAGCTGTCCGACGAGAACCGGATGATCCCCGACGTCACGCCGAAGAAGAAGCCGGCCCAGCTGATGGCCGGCAAGAAGCCGGTGGTCGAGGGCGGCGAGCGGCCGACCGAGCTGATCGACCGCGTCCTCGACGAGCGCCGCCGCAAGGCGTCGAACGGCAAGCCCGCGAACGGCAAGGGCCTCGGCGGCAAGGGCAAGGGCTTCGGCGGCAAGCCGGTACCGAAGACCCCGGCGAACGTCTCGGTGCAGAGCACCCAGCAGATGTCCCGGCCGACGCCGCTGAGCGAGCGCCGTCCGCCGGTGCCGCCGGTCGACCCGGCGCTGAACGCGGCCCAGCGCGAGCTGAAGGCCGCCGAGCTGCGCGCCGAGGCGGCGCGCCGCCAGGCGGAGTCCCAGCCGATGCGGCTGCCGAACAAGCCGGAAGAGCCCGCGAAGCAGCCCGAGCGCCGTCCGGAGGCCGCCGCCGAGCCGACGCGCCGGGACGTGCCCCGCCCGGCCGACCCCAAGACCGAGATCCGGCGTCCGACTCCTTCGGCCTCGTCCTCGCCTTCGCCGGAGCCGAAGACCGAGATCCGCCGTCCGCAGGAGCCGAAGACGGAGATCCGCCGTCCCGAGCCGCCGCCCGCGCGCCGCGCGGAGATGTCGCGGCAGGACCTCCGGCCGGCCGAGGTGTCCCGTCCGGACATTCCGCGGGTCGAGATGTCGCGGCCCGACATCCCGCGCGTGGAGATGTCGCGGCCCGACATCCCGCGGGTGGAGATGTCCCGGCCGGACATCCCGCGGGTCGACCCGAAGATGCCGCGGCCCGAGGCGCCGCGGCCGAACGCTCCGCGACCCAACGTTCCGCGGCCCGAGGCGGCGCGTCCGGAGATTCCGCGGGTGGAGATGTCGCGGCCCGATATCCCGCGGGTGGAGATGTCGCGTCCGGACATTCCGCGCGTGGAGATGTCGCGGCCCGACATTCCGCGGGTGGAGATGTCGCGTCCCGACATTCCCCGCGTGGAGATGTCCCGGCCTGATATCCCGCGGGTGGAGATGTCGCGGCCGGACCTTCCCCGCGTCGGCGGCCAGCCGAACGGCGCGCGGCCGGAGCCCCGCAAGGCGCCCGAGCCGCCGCGGCCGGTGCCGGGCCGTCCGGCGGCGAACGTGCCGCCGCCGAAGCCGTCGGAGATGTCGCGGTCGGACATCCGGCCGGTCAAGGACCTGAGCGCGGCCTTCCAGAACCGTGACGACTTCGCCGAGCGCCAGCGCCCGAACCGGCCGAAGCCGCCCGAGCCGAAGCCCCCGATGCCGCGGGACGCCGCGGCGAGCCGCACGGACCTCCCGCCGGTGGTCCCGCCGACGACGCCGGTGCCGAGCAAGAGCCCGTCCCCGCGGCAGCCGTCCCGCACGGACCTGCCCCCGGTCGTCCCGCCGACCACCCCGGTCCCGGCGGCGGACACCCGTCGTCCCTCGCGGCTGGAGCAGTTCTCGCGGGCGGACATGTCGCCGATCCTGGAGGAGCCGCCGTCCCGCCACGGCGGTTCCCACCGGGCCCCGGCGGAGGCGGCCAAGGCGGAGACGCCGCTGGCGAATCCGACGCTGCCGGAGTCGGTCCGCAACTTCCAGGGCCGCTCGGGAGGCCGCCGCCGCAAGCCGGAGGACTCGCAGCAGATGCCGGCCGTCCCCGCGGCGGCCGCAGAGCCGCCGGGCGGAGGCCGCCGCCGCCGTCCGGACGGCGAGCCCCCGGCCTGGGAAGGCATGGTCGCGGAGCGCGCATCGATGTCCCGCCGCGGAATGACCCCGGTGGACCCGGCCGAGGTGGAGCAGAACACGAACGGCCACAACGGCTCCCGCAACGGCCGCCGCGCGGCCCCGGAGCCGGCCCCGGGCAGCGGCTCCCACGCGGCAGGCCGTTCGGTGAGCGAGCTACTGGCGGCGAACGGCGGAACGGGCTCGACCCCCCGCCGCCGGCGGCGCGCGGAGGACTGA
- a CDS encoding PrsW family intramembrane metalloprotease: MLLPVLGLIVVALCGLFLFGLATARVGPLAVTIGVLAALVPVAGVVAGFLWVDRWEPEPAKFLLLAFAWGACIATITALLINTTAEAVGDELLGQGSGNTVAALVSAPVVEEAAKALFVVLILWRSSEFDGVVDGVVYAGFSAAGFAFTENIYYFGRAFADYGFGDGHSQGVITAFFLRGVLAPFTHPLFAVLTGIGIGIAARTTTKALKIVAPIAGYLAAVCLHALWNSAALLGGSKFLTVYFLIMLPLFFGVVYLVILQRKREQRIIAAALPHMAAARWIAPSEVELLASLPGRRAWRRQAKRQSGKQAAKAVAVYQASVTELAFLDRHQLTSDADRQRQQELLHTLKAARAEATRLADEAARG, encoded by the coding sequence GTGCTGCTGCCGGTGCTCGGGCTGATCGTGGTGGCCCTGTGCGGCCTCTTCCTCTTCGGGCTGGCCACCGCGCGGGTCGGCCCGCTCGCCGTCACCATCGGTGTTCTCGCCGCGCTCGTGCCCGTGGCCGGTGTCGTCGCCGGGTTCCTCTGGGTCGACCGGTGGGAGCCCGAACCCGCCAAGTTCCTGCTGCTCGCCTTCGCCTGGGGCGCCTGCATCGCGACCATCACCGCGCTGCTCATCAACACCACCGCCGAGGCCGTCGGGGACGAGCTGCTCGGCCAGGGCAGCGGGAACACCGTGGCCGCGCTCGTCTCCGCCCCTGTTGTCGAGGAGGCCGCCAAAGCCCTCTTCGTCGTGCTCATCCTCTGGCGGTCCAGCGAGTTCGACGGCGTCGTCGACGGGGTCGTCTACGCCGGGTTCAGCGCCGCCGGGTTCGCCTTCACCGAGAACATCTACTACTTCGGGCGGGCCTTCGCCGACTACGGCTTCGGGGACGGGCACAGCCAGGGCGTCATCACCGCCTTCTTCCTCCGCGGTGTGCTCGCCCCCTTCACGCACCCGCTGTTCGCCGTGCTCACCGGGATCGGGATCGGCATCGCCGCGCGGACGACCACCAAGGCGCTGAAGATCGTCGCGCCGATTGCCGGGTACCTCGCCGCCGTCTGCCTGCACGCCCTGTGGAACTCCGCCGCGCTGCTCGGCGGGTCGAAGTTCCTCACCGTCTACTTCCTGATCATGCTTCCGCTGTTCTTCGGCGTCGTCTACCTGGTCATCCTGCAGCGGAAGCGGGAACAGCGGATCATCGCCGCCGCGTTGCCGCACATGGCCGCCGCTCGGTGGATCGCTCCTTCGGAAGTCGAGCTGCTGGCCAGCCTGCCCGGCCGTCGGGCCTGGCGGCGGCAGGCGAAACGGCAGTCCGGCAAGCAGGCCGCGAAGGCCGTCGCCGTCTACCAGGCCAGCGTGACGGAGCTCGCGTTCCTCGACCGGCACCAGCTCACCAGCGACGCCGACCGGCAGCGCCAGCAGGAGCTGCTGCACACCCTGAAGGCCGCTCGCGCGGAGGCGACGCGCCTCGCCGACGAGGCCGCCCGCGGGTGA
- a CDS encoding Rossmann-like and DUF2520 domain-containing protein encodes MTRPARLAVGVVSAGRVGSVLGAALARAGHTVVAASGLSVSSLARAERLLPDVPLLPPDETVRRADLVLLALPDDALAGMVRGLVATGSLRPGQIVVHTSGAHGIDVLAPAAEAGALPLALHPVMTFTGREEDLERLAACSIGVTAAEGDEAAWHVGEALTVEMGAEPVRIPDSARALYHAALAHGANHLMVLVADCADLLRQAGIGQSERLVAPLLSAALDNVLRHGDRALTGPVARGDLGTVRKHLAVLADRAPDVAPAYRALAKRTVARSTAAGLLDTAAAKDLTELLDDPAEGHPDQ; translated from the coding sequence ATGACGAGGCCCGCCCGCCTCGCGGTCGGCGTCGTTTCCGCCGGCCGGGTGGGCAGCGTGCTCGGCGCCGCGCTGGCCCGGGCGGGGCACACCGTGGTCGCCGCGTCCGGCCTGTCCGTTTCGTCACTGGCCCGTGCCGAACGCCTCCTCCCCGACGTGCCGCTCCTGCCGCCCGACGAAACCGTCCGCCGGGCGGACCTCGTGCTGCTCGCCCTGCCCGACGACGCGCTCGCCGGGATGGTCCGCGGGCTGGTCGCCACCGGGTCGCTGCGGCCGGGGCAGATCGTCGTGCACACCTCCGGCGCGCACGGCATCGACGTGCTGGCCCCCGCGGCCGAGGCCGGCGCACTGCCGCTCGCCCTGCACCCGGTGATGACGTTCACCGGCCGCGAGGAGGACCTCGAACGGCTGGCCGCGTGCAGCATCGGCGTCACGGCGGCCGAAGGCGACGAAGCGGCGTGGCACGTCGGCGAGGCGCTGACCGTCGAGATGGGCGCCGAGCCGGTGCGGATCCCCGACTCCGCGCGAGCGCTCTACCACGCTGCGTTGGCCCACGGCGCGAACCACCTGATGGTGCTGGTCGCCGACTGCGCGGACCTGTTGCGCCAAGCCGGAATCGGGCAATCCGAACGCCTGGTCGCGCCACTGCTTTCGGCGGCATTGGATAATGTGCTGCGACACGGCGACCGCGCCCTCACCGGCCCGGTCGCGCGCGGTGATCTCGGCACCGTCCGCAAGCACCTCGCGGTGCTGGCGGACCGGGCGCCGGACGTGGCGCCGGCCTACCGCGCGCTGGCCAAGCGCACGGTGGCGCGTTCGACGGCTGCCGGGCTGCTGGACACCGCGGCCGCCAAAGACCTCACCGAACTCCTCGACGATCCCGCCGAAGGGCACCCAGACCAGTGA